One Stenotrophomonas oahuensis genomic region harbors:
- a CDS encoding superoxide dismutase: MPFDLPRLPFDRTALQPHLSAASLDLHLGHHRAYVESVNARIDGTELAELPLDDLVRQSQGTLFDAAAQAWNHAFFWEGLRPRGSAEPQARLAELIGRHFGDLRRLREEFDRAALGLFGSGWVWLVQHPNSTLAVQVTRNAGTPLVGQSTPLLGCDLWEHAYYTDFQNDRAKYLEAFWKVVNWDAVAMRLRD, encoded by the coding sequence ATGCCCTTCGACCTGCCCCGCCTGCCCTTCGACCGCACCGCCCTGCAGCCGCATCTGTCGGCGGCCAGTCTCGATCTGCACCTGGGACATCACCGCGCTTACGTGGAGTCCGTGAATGCGCGGATCGACGGCACCGAGCTGGCGGAACTGCCGCTGGACGACCTGGTGCGGCAGAGCCAGGGCACGCTGTTCGACGCGGCGGCGCAGGCCTGGAACCATGCGTTTTTCTGGGAAGGGTTACGACCGCGCGGCAGCGCCGAGCCGCAGGCCCGGCTGGCGGAGCTGATCGGCCGTCATTTCGGCGACCTGCGCCGGTTGCGCGAGGAGTTCGACCGCGCCGCACTGGGGCTGTTCGGGTCCGGCTGGGTGTGGCTGGTGCAGCACCCCAACAGTACGTTGGCAGTGCAGGTCACCCGCAACGCGGGTACACCACTGGTGGGCCAGAGCACGCCGCTGCTGGGGTGTGACCTGTGGGAGCACGCGTATTACACCGACTTCCAGAACGACCGGGCGAAATACCTGGAAGCGTTCTGGAAGGTGGTGAACTGGGATGCGGTGGCAATGCGGTTGCGGGATTGA
- the grxD gene encoding Grx4 family monothiol glutaredoxin: MVPQRRRGVVAVLQQIQQEVDRYPLVLFMKGTPQYPMCGFSSRAVQALMAAGAVNLRTVNVLEEPEVRANLPRFSNLPTFPQLFIHGELIGGCDIVLELFEAGELKRIVEEAAHG; encoded by the coding sequence ATGGTTCCGCAACGCAGGAGAGGTGTGGTGGCGGTCTTGCAGCAGATCCAACAGGAAGTCGATCGTTATCCCCTCGTGTTGTTCATGAAGGGCACCCCGCAGTACCCGATGTGCGGGTTCTCCAGCCGCGCCGTGCAGGCGCTGATGGCCGCCGGTGCGGTCAATCTGCGCACGGTCAACGTGCTGGAAGAGCCGGAAGTGCGTGCCAACCTGCCGCGCTTCTCCAACCTGCCCACGTTCCCGCAGCTGTTCATCCACGGCGAGCTGATCGGCGGCTGCGACATCGTGCTGGAGCTGTTCGAGGCCGGCGAGCTCAAGCGCATCGTCGAAGAGGCCGCGCACGGATGA
- a CDS encoding SDR family NAD(P)-dependent oxidoreductase, with the protein MSALPSVAVGSGSLADRIILIVGAGGGFGSAAAVACAAAGATVVLLGRKPRRLDRVYSAVQAVGPEPLLYPLDLEGATPDDYATLAERLQGELGRLDGLLYCAADFAGLTPFELADPAAFARAVHVNLTAPAWLAQACLPLLKQRDDAALVFTVDDPARVGQAYWGGYGAAQYGLRGLIASLHAELARGPVRVSGLQPGPMRTALRARAFSLDEDTSARHPAECAEAAVLLLSAAGAEHRGQVLDIAPPA; encoded by the coding sequence ATGAGTGCACTCCCGTCCGTGGCGGTCGGGAGCGGGTCGCTGGCCGACCGCATCATTCTCATTGTTGGCGCTGGCGGCGGCTTTGGCAGCGCTGCGGCGGTGGCCTGCGCCGCAGCCGGGGCGACCGTGGTCCTGCTGGGGCGCAAACCGCGCCGGCTGGACCGGGTCTACAGCGCGGTCCAAGCCGTGGGTCCGGAACCGCTGCTCTATCCGCTGGACCTGGAAGGGGCCACGCCTGACGACTACGCCACCCTGGCCGAGCGCCTGCAGGGAGAGCTGGGCCGGCTGGACGGGCTGTTGTACTGCGCCGCTGACTTCGCCGGCCTGACCCCGTTCGAGCTGGCCGACCCGGCCGCGTTCGCGCGCGCCGTGCATGTCAATCTGACCGCCCCGGCCTGGCTGGCCCAGGCCTGCCTTCCATTGCTGAAGCAGCGCGACGATGCCGCGCTGGTGTTCACCGTGGACGACCCGGCGCGGGTAGGGCAGGCGTACTGGGGCGGCTATGGCGCGGCCCAATACGGCCTGCGCGGGCTGATCGCCAGCCTGCACGCCGAACTGGCGCGCGGGCCGGTTCGCGTCAGCGGCCTGCAGCCGGGCCCGATGCGCACCGCGCTGCGGGCGCGGGCGTTCTCGCTGGACGAGGACACGTCTGCTCGGCACCCCGCCGAATGCGCGGAGGCGGCAGTCCTGTTGCTCTCAGCCGCCGGGGCGGAACATCGCGGACAGGTACTGGATATCGCGCCGCCCGCGTAG